The Dyadobacter sp. 676 DNA window GACGGCGTTGCCGGGACCAAGATCGGTGAGGGTAAAGTGGACAAGACCGAAACGATCAGCATTCCTCTGAAAGCTCCCGCCGACGGCAAGTTGCATAAGGTCTATTTTGTATTCAGAAATGCCGAGGCCAACAACAAACCGTTATTTTCGATTGAATCGGTACGGTTTGAAAATGCCGTTTTATCAAAGTAACACAGGCTGAAAATGATAAAAGCGGGTCTCTTCATGGGGACCCGCTTTTTGTATATAAAATAAGACAATACTATTTCTGAACAACCATTTTCTTCACGCCGTTGCTTTTTCCATCCGTAACGAGATCATAAAGAAAGACGCCATTTTGAAAATCCCCGGCTGAAATAGTCAATTACCCTTCCCCGCGCTCCTTTACCACATAAGAATTCACTTTCACGCCATTTACCGAATACACTTCGACAGTCGCTTCCTTTACGGACTGCGGAATGAAGTATTTAATTGCCGAATTTCCGGAGAATCCGTTCGGAACATTTTGTTCGAAAACTACCCCATTCGTATTCGGCTCCATCCGCGCCGCGCTGCCATTCAGAGGCTTTGCTGTATTCGAGGCTACGATCCGCTCCAACTGTTCGAGCCGCTTTGACAATGCAGCAACCTGTGTATTCACCTCTTTCAACTCCGCATCCTTCTGCTCGATTATCTGCTGCTGCTCTTTCACGGAATTAATCAGAATGTAGGTGACGGCATTGGCATCGTAATCCAGATATTCGGTTTTGTTGCCCAATGAATCCTGGTGCATAAATGTACCAATCGTGTACGGTGCTATTTTCTGCATTTCCTGCGCGATGATGCCAACGAATTTCTTGTCGCCCGTCTTAATGCCTGCCTGGCCGTTGTACTGGAACCAGACGGGTTTAATTTGTTTGAGTAAATCCAGGCCATCGGTGAAGTCGGTAATGTTCTTTTTTAGGCGGCTGTCCGAGGCTACAATCCAGTCCGGCGAGCCGGCTTTGGCGGCAGCATCGGTGCTGAGGTGGAGTTGGAATGAGGGGGCAGATACGCCTATCCCTACATTAGCTTTATTGCCAAGAACAAGACTATTACTTGACAAAACCTTAGCGTCCGCGCCGATGGCCGAAGCGTTTATCAAAGTCGGCTCGCCACCTGAATTGTAACCGAGATATGTATTCCGTTCACCGGTGGTGTTTTCCGCTCCCGCCCGACTACCAAGAAATGCATTGTAGCGGCCATCGGTATTTAATAGCCCGGCTTTTGCACCTAAAAAAGCATTGGCCGCACCTGTGGCATTGGAATATCCGGCTTCATTGCCTATGAAAGTATTGGAAACGCCTGAGGTCGTAGAATAACCCGTCCGGTAACCTACAAAAGTGTTAAAACTTGCATCGCTGCTCAATCCAGCGCCTGCTCCCAAAAAAGTATTTTTTGATCCCTGAACACTATTTTGTCCTGTCTCCAGACCAATAAAGACGTTCATTTCACCAACGTTCCCGTGGCCTGCTGACATGCCAAGAAATGTATTTCCGGTCCCATTGCCAAAATATCCTGCTTCCAGGCCCACGTACGTATTTTTACTACCATTCACACATCCATAGCCAGCATTATTACCGACAAAAGTGTTCCAGAAACCTGTGGTATTACTTATTCCGGCCTGATGTCCCAAAAATGTACTTCCCGACGCCGTATTCACTGTCCCGGCCTCTGTGCCGAAAAACGCATGACCTATGCCTTGCGTACCGGCGCCAACACCATAGTGCGTTTGAGCGTACCCGTTGAGAACCATTGTGTGCGCAAGCGACAGCACTGCCACAAACTGGTAAATCCGTTTCATATTTATCAATGTTTTGAGGGAAGTGTGTTCTT harbors:
- a CDS encoding tail fiber domain-containing protein, with the translated sequence MKRIYQFVAVLSLAHTMVLNGYAQTHYGVGAGTQGIGHAFFGTEAGTVNTASGSTFLGHQAGISNTTGFWNTFVGNNAGYGCVNGSKNTYVGLEAGYFGNGTGNTFLGMSAGHGNVGEMNVFIGLETGQNSVQGSKNTFLGAGAGLSSDASFNTFVGYRTGYSTTSGVSNTFIGNEAGYSNATGAANAFLGAKAGLLNTDGRYNAFLGSRAGAENTTGERNTYLGYNSGGEPTLINASAIGADAKVLSSNSLVLGNKANVGIGVSAPSFQLHLSTDAAAKAGSPDWIVASDSRLKKNITDFTDGLDLLKQIKPVWFQYNGQAGIKTGDKKFVGIIAQEMQKIAPYTIGTFMHQDSLGNKTEYLDYDANAVTYILINSVKEQQQIIEQKDAELKEVNTQVAALSKRLEQLERIVASNTAKPLNGSAARMEPNTNGVVFEQNVPNGFSGNSAIKYFIPQSVKEATVEVYSVNGVKVNSYVVKERGEG